In the Parasphingorhabdus halotolerans genome, AGAAAATCGCCCGCCATCACGCCGACGTAATAGAGCACCCAGCCAGCTACTACGCTGTAAAAGGTCAGGATCAGGAACGCATTCAGCGTACCAATGCCGCCGAATATACCCCAATTTCTGCTCCGTCCGGAATCCTCGGCCACCTTGACAACGCTATGATAGGCATCGCTTCCGCCGTGGCGTCCGATCAAAATTTCTGAAAGGAGCATCGGCAGCCCGATGAGAAGGATGCAGATAATGTAGAATAAGACAAACGCCCCGCCGCCGCTTTCACCCGCCAGCGTGGGAAAGCGCCAGATGTTACCAAGACCTACGGCGGCACCAACCGCTGCCAAAATAAAGGCGGTCCGCGATGACCAGCCTTCTCCCGTCGGTACTGCTGCTCCTGCCATATTCAACTCCCCAATAATCCCAATGCACCGGCTGTCCGGTATCATTACGTCCGTTACTAGCCTCTCATCAACATTGGTCCAAGCGGTTTTCCGGCAAATATGTGGACATGCAAATGGGGAACTTCCTGATGACCGTCTTTGCCAATATTGGCGAGCAAGCGGTATCCGGGCTCGACCATGCCCGCCTCACGGGCGACATGCCCAACAGCGCGAACAAAACCGGCTATCTCGCCATCGCTGCCATTGGCAGAGAAATCATCCCAACTGACATATCGCCCTTTGGGAATGACCAGAATATGGTGCGGTGCTTGCGGATTAATATCATGAAAAGCCAGCGCATGTTCATCTTCATAAACCGTCTTGTTAGGAATTTCGTCCCGCAGGATTTTTGCAAAAATATTCTCATCATCATAAGGTTGCGTTGCATCAATCGCCATTAACTTGTTCCTCTTGAAGATTTTTCCGTAATTCCTGAGAGGCCTTCCCGACGTTCCAGTTCCGCCAATACATCGGCCATCGACAAATCCATGTCCGCCAGCAACACCAGAAGGTGAAACATCAGATCAGCCGCTTCGCCAACCATCGCGGGCTTGTCATCCTGCACCGCTGCAATAACCGCTTCAACCGCTTCTTCCCCCAGCTTCTCGGCCATTTTCGCACGGCCGTTTCTGCCAAGACTGGCGACGTAGCTATCCGGCGCGTTGGCAGCCCGCCGCATCCGGATCGTTTCTTCGAGCTTTGCGAGTGTGTCGTTCATAATGCGCGGTTTGCGCGAGCATGGGCCGCTGCGTCAAGCCCTTGCATGGGAATGATGGCCTAAAGCAGAAAAAGAGCCCCCAAAACGCGTTTGGCGGCCCGTTGTGCAAGGCGCTGATTGGCAATCGCCTCGCCGATTTTTCAATGGGTCAGGCTGTCTTGCGCCGACGCCGCGCCACCAGGCGGCCTGCAACCAGTCCGCCAACGCCGAGGCCGAGCATCATGAAGTTGGACGGTTCGGGAATCTGCGTTCCACCAGAAGATGAACCGCCCGATGACGAACCACCGGACGAAGTCGAGCCTCCGGTCGAACCGGAACTGCCGCTGGAACCTCCTGATGAACCCCAACCTGAGCTGCCCCAGCCTGAACTGCCCCAGCCTGAGCTACCCCAGCCTGAGCTACCCCAGCCAGATGAGCTTCCACCATTCCAGGTTCCGCGATTGTTAGAATACCATGCGGCTTCGGCTGGAGCGGCGAGCCCCATTGTCAATGCACCGATGCCAGCCAGTATTCCGGATTTTGCGATATTCATGGAATTGCTCCAAAAGTAAAAATTATCTCTATCGCTATAGTTAAGCAAACTTCTTGCCAAATCGCGGAAAGCTCCTGTTATTGCGGGATATAATGATTAACGATTATTGCGCTCATCGGAATGTGTAAACAATTCCGACGTTAACCAAAAAAATTCGGGGCAGGATTCTGGAAACCCTTACACCCCGAACTTCTCGCTTTATCGATGGTGTCGCCTGGCCAGAGGCCGGGGAATATAATCCTAGTCTTGCTGTTTGATCTTGCGGCGACGCCGGATCAGCCGTCCTGCAACCAGACCACCAGCACCCAGACCGAACAGCACCATTACGCCTGGTTCAGGAACCGGTGTACCACCTGTGGAGCCGGTTGAACCGCCCGATGATGTACCCGAGCTGGTTGAGCTGCTTGATGATGAGCTGCTGGAGCTGGATGAGGAACTGGAAGACCCGCCGAAGCTCGATGAACCGCCGGTCGATGTGGAAACGCCGCCGGTAGAGGTCGATACGCCGCCCGAAGAAGTGGATACTCCACCAGAAGACGTTGATACGCCGCCGGTAGAGGTAGAAATTCCGCCGCTTGAGGTAGAAGTAGAACCACCGGTAGAGGTTGATGCGCCGCCGCCGGTTGAGGTGGAGGTAGATCCGCCACTGGTGGAAAAACCGCCGGTCGATGTGGAGGTTGAGCCGCCAGAGGTACCGCCGCCAGAGCTGGATGTCGTGCCGCCGCTGGTCGTGCCGCCGCCTGTTGAAGTGGAGGTTGAGCCGCCGCTGGTCGATGAACCGCCTGATGATGTCGAGGTTGAGCCGCCGGAAGTGGAAGAGGTTACACCGCTCGACCCGCTGCTACCGCCGTAGCTGGATGATCCACCATAGCTTGACGAACCGCCATAGCTGGAAGAACCACCGGAGCCACCTTTACCACCGCGACCACCGCCTTTTTTGGCGCCACCCTGCTTGCCGCCTTGTGCCTGGTAATCATTGGTCTGCGTCGGATAAATAGCATGAGCCGGCACGGATGCGAACGCCAGTACTGATGCTGTAGCTATTAGAGCGATACGATTCATTTTCATCTCTTCCCCCATCGGGTTGTTATTTCTCAAACTATCTCCGTTTGAAACTGCTGATCGACGTTGGCCGACTCGACGCAAATGCTTCACCTAGAAATGGTTTCAGAAGTGTTAATGCGATTTTGGGGTTAATTATGTGTAAAAAGAGATAGTTAATTTAGTGTTATTTCAAACTGTCTCAATTTGGATCAACTGCGGGCTGGAAGGTTAGCGGCACGCAAAGCGGCATGGGCCTGAGCTATGCTATATTCCCCGAAGTGGAAAATCGAGGCCGCCAGCACGGCATTGGCACCGCCTTTTGTAACGCCTTCCACCAGATGATCCAGATTACCTACACCGCCACTGGCCACAACGGGAATTGTCACACTGTCTGATATGGCGCGCATCAAAGCGAGGTCATAGCCATCGCGGGTACCGTCGCGGTCCATCGAGGTAACCAGCAACTCTCCTGCCCCGAGCCTGACCATTTTATGAGCGTGTTCTAGCGCATCAATACCGGTTGGCGTGCGGCCGCCGTGGGTGAATATCTCCCAACGACCCGGCTCTACTAAACGCGCGTCGATGGATGCAACCATGCACTGGCTACCAAACCGGCTGGCTATATCACTCACAACCTCTGGGCGCGAGACCGCCGCGCTGTTCACCGCCACCTTGTCCGCGCCCGCCATAAGCAGCGCGCGCGCATCGTCCGCTGTGCGCACCCCGCCGCCCACCGTTACCGGCATGAAACAAACTTCGG is a window encoding:
- a CDS encoding histidine triad nucleotide-binding protein, which codes for MAIDATQPYDDENIFAKILRDEIPNKTVYEDEHALAFHDINPQAPHHILVIPKGRYVSWDDFSANGSDGEIAGFVRAVGHVAREAGMVEPGYRLLANIGKDGHQEVPHLHVHIFAGKPLGPMLMRG
- a CDS encoding phosphoribosyl-ATP diphosphatase yields the protein MNDTLAKLEETIRMRRAANAPDSYVASLGRNGRAKMAEKLGEEAVEAVIAAVQDDKPAMVGEAADLMFHLLVLLADMDLSMADVLAELERREGLSGITEKSSRGTS
- a CDS encoding PEP-CTERM sorting domain-containing protein; amino-acid sequence: MNIAKSGILAGIGALTMGLAAPAEAAWYSNNRGTWNGGSSSGWGSSGWGSSGWGSSGWGSSGWGSSGGSSGSSGSTGGSTSSGGSSSGGSSSGGTQIPEPSNFMMLGLGVGGLVAGRLVARRRRKTA
- a CDS encoding PEP-CTERM sorting domain-containing protein — protein: MGEEMKMNRIALIATASVLAFASVPAHAIYPTQTNDYQAQGGKQGGAKKGGGRGGKGGSGGSSSYGGSSSYGGSSSYGGSSGSSGVTSSTSGGSTSTSSGGSSTSGGSTSTSTGGGTTSGGTTSSSGGGTSGGSTSTSTGGFSTSGGSTSTSTGGGASTSTGGSTSTSSGGISTSTGGVSTSSGGVSTSSGGVSTSTGGVSTSTGGSSSFGGSSSSSSSSSSSSSSSSTSSGTSSGGSTGSTGGTPVPEPGVMVLFGLGAGGLVAGRLIRRRRKIKQQD
- the hisF gene encoding imidazole glycerol phosphate synthase subunit HisF; translated protein: MTVRIRVIPCLDVSNGRVVKGVNFVDLVDAGDPVEQAKAYDAAGADELCFLDIGASHENRDTIIEVVRRTAEVCFMPVTVGGGVRTADDARALLMAGADKVAVNSAAVSRPEVVSDIASRFGSQCMVASIDARLVEPGRWEIFTHGGRTPTGIDALEHAHKMVRLGAGELLVTSMDRDGTRDGYDLALMRAISDSVTIPVVASGGVGNLDHLVEGVTKGGANAVLAASIFHFGEYSIAQAHAALRAANLPARS